CGTCAGTGGGGCGGCATCGTCGACACCTGTGCGGATGCCTGTCCGATCCTCTCCAAGACCAAGGTCAAGGGGCTGTTCTTCAACTGCGGCTGGGGCACCGGTGGTTTCAAGGCGACACCCGGCTCCGGGCATGTGTTCGCGGCGAGCCTCGCCAAGGGCGAGATGCACCCCATCGCCGCGCCGTTCTCCATCGATCGCTTCAATACCGGTGCCCTGATCGACGAACATGGCGCCGCCGGCGTCGCGCACTAAGGAGATAACAACATGTTCTATATCCATTGCCCTTATTGCGACGAATACCGCGACGAAGAGGAGTTCGCCCCCAAGGGCCAGGCGCATATCGCCCGTCCCGAGGACCCCGAGTCCTGCACCGACGAGCAGTGGGGGGCTTACCTGTTCTTCCGTGACAACCCGCGCGGCATCCACCACGAGCTGTGGGTGCACGCGATCGGCTGCCGCAAGTTCTTCAACATCACACGTAACTCGGCGAGCTACGAGATCCTCGAGACCTATCGAATGGGTGAGCAGCCTCGCTTCAGCGCCGAGCATCCCGAGGGCAAGTCCGCCGAAACAGTGGCGGCCGAAAAGGTTGCCGCCGAGGCGGGAATGGTCGCAGGTCAGGAAGGAGTCAAGGCATGAATCAGCCGAATCGTCTTCGCCAGGGTGGACGCATCGATCGTTCTCGCCGGCTGAGCTTCACCTTCAACGGCAAGCGCTATCAGGGCCATGCCGGTGACACCCTGGCCTCGGCACTGCTGGCCAATGGGGTGGATCTCGTCAACCGCAGCTTCAAGTACTCGCGTCCGCGCGGCATCGTCGCCGCCGGTGCCGAGGAGCCCAATGCGCTGGTCCAGTTGGGCAGCACCGAGGCGGCCCAGGTGCCCAACGTGCGGGCCACCCAGCAGGCGCTCTTCAACGGCTTGGTGGCGCGCAGCACCAACGGCTGGCCCAATGTCCAGCGCGACGCCATGAGCCTGGTCGGCAAGCTGGGCGGCCGCTTCATGCCACCTGGCTTCTACTACAAGACCTTCATGGCTCCGGCCTCCATGTGGATGACCTACGAGAAATATATCCGCAAGGGCGCGGGCCTGGGTCGCAGTCCGATGGAGAACGACCCCGACAGCTACGACCACCTCAACCAGCACTGCGACCTGCTGGTGGTCGGTGCCGGCCCCGCGGGCCTCGCCGCCGCACTGACCGCGGCGCGTGCCGGTGCTCGCGTGATCCTGTGCGATGAGCAGGAGGAGATGGGCGGCTCGCTGCTCGCCAGCCGCGAACTGCTCGACGACCAGCCTGCCGCCCAGTGGGCCGAGCGGGTGATCGGCGAGCTGGCCGAGAACGACAACGTCACCCTGCTGGCCCGCACCACGGCCAATGGCTACCATGACCACCACTTCGTGACCCTGCACGAGCGGCGTACCGAGCACCTCGGTGAGACCGCGCCGACGGTCGACGGCTACCGGCCCTCGCGCTCACGCATGCATCGGGTGCGGGCCGGCCAGGTGCTGCTCGCTACTGGCGCTCATGAGCGGCCGTTGGTCTATGGCAACAATGATGTGCCGGGCAACCTGGTGGCCGGCGCGGTCTCCACCTATATCCGCCGCTACGGCGTGGTGCCGGGCAACCGGCTGGTGCTCTCCGTCAGCAACGACCACGCCTACCGCGCCGCCCTGGACTGGAATGAGGCCGGCCGCGAGGTGGTGGCCATCGTCGACGCGCGCCGCAACCCGGACGGCGAGCTGGTCGAGCAGGCCCGGGCCCGCGGCATCCGCATCATCGAAGGCGCGGCCGTGATCGAGGCCCAGGGCGACAAGCGCGTCAGCGGTGCCCGTGTGGCGACCATCGATGCCGCGGCCTTCAAGGTCACCGGCCGGGCCGAGCTCCTGGCCTGCGACACCATCGCCAGCTCCGGCGGCTACAGCCCGGTGATCCACCTGGCCTCCCACACCGGTGCGCGGCCCACCTGGGACGACCAGATTCTCGGTTTCGTGCCCAGCCTGGTGAAGGGCGTGCACGCCGCCGGCAGCGCCCGTGGCGTGCATGACCTGGCCGAGGGCCTGGCCGATGGCGCGGCCAAGGCGTGCGAGGCGCTTGCCGCGCTGGGCAAGGCCGCCAGCGCCATCGAGCCGCCCCGGGTTGATGCCATCCGCGAAGGCCAGGCCTGTGCCCTCTATCAGGTGCCTCACGAGAAGCCGACCCTGCGGGCGCCCAAGCAGTTCGTCGACATGCAGAACGACGTCACCGCGGCGGGCATCGAGCTGGCCACCCGCGAGGGCTTCGAGTCCATCGAGCACGTCAAGCGCTACACCGCCATGGGCTTCGGCACCGACCAGGGCAAGCTGGGCAACATCAACGGCATGGCCATCGCCGCGCGCTGTCTCGGCAGGTCGATTCCCGAGGTGGGCACCACGGTGTTCCGGCCCAACTACACACCGGTCACCTTCGGCGCCATCGTCGGGCGTCACTGCCGTGAGCTGTTCGACCCCGAGCGCTACACCGCCCTGCATCAGTGGCATGTGGAGCATGGCGCCGAGTTCGAGGACGTCGGCCAGTGGAAGCGCCCCTGGTACTTCCCACGCAAGGTCAACGGCAAGCTCGAGACCATGGATGAAGCCGTGGCCCGCGAGAGCCTGGCGGTGCGTACCGGCGTCGGCATCCTTGATGCCTCCACCCTGGGCAAGATCGATATCCAGGGGCCGGATGCCCGGGAGTTCCTCGGTCGCGTCTATACCAACAAGTGGGCCAAGCTGGCACCGGGCCGGGTGCGCTACGGCCTGATGTGCAAGGACGACGGCATGCTGATGGACGACGGTACCACCAGCTGCCTGGGCGAGAACCACTTCCTGATGACCACCACCACCGGCGGCGCCGCCGGCGTGATGGAGTGGCTGGAGCTGTGGCACCAGACCGAGTGGCCGGAACTGCAGGTCTATTTCACCTCGGTCACCGACCACTGGGCGACCATGACCGTGACCGGCCCGGACGCACGCAAGCTGCTGTCCGAAGTGACCGACATAGATTTGGACAAGGAAAGTTTCAAGTTTATGGACTGGTGCAGCGGCAAGGTGGCCGATGTTCCGGCACGGGTGTTCCGCATCTCCTTCACCGGGGAGCTGGCCTACGAGATCAACGTGCAGGCCAACTACGCCATGCACGTCTGGAAGACCCTGTTCGAGCACGGCAAGAAGTACAACCTGACGCCCTATGGCACCGAGACCATGCACGTGCTGCGTGCCGAGAAGGGACTGATCATTGCCGGTCAGGATACCGACGGCTCGGTGACCCCCGAAGACCTGGGCATGGACTGGGCGATCGGCTACGACAAGCCGTTCTCCTGGATCGGCAAGCGCGCCCTGACGCGTCCGGACACGGCGCGCAAGGACCGCAAGCAGTTCGTGGGGCTCAAGCCCGTCGACCCGAAGGTGGTGCTGGAAGAGGGCGCTCATATCGTCGTCGACAAGGACCAGCCCATTCCCATGGACATGCTGGGTCATGTGACCTCGAGCTATTACAGCC
The Halomonas sp. H10-9-1 DNA segment above includes these coding regions:
- a CDS encoding sarcosine oxidase subunit delta; translation: MFYIHCPYCDEYRDEEEFAPKGQAHIARPEDPESCTDEQWGAYLFFRDNPRGIHHELWVHAIGCRKFFNITRNSASYEILETYRMGEQPRFSAEHPEGKSAETVAAEKVAAEAGMVAGQEGVKA
- a CDS encoding sarcosine oxidase subunit alpha family protein, with the protein product MNQPNRLRQGGRIDRSRRLSFTFNGKRYQGHAGDTLASALLANGVDLVNRSFKYSRPRGIVAAGAEEPNALVQLGSTEAAQVPNVRATQQALFNGLVARSTNGWPNVQRDAMSLVGKLGGRFMPPGFYYKTFMAPASMWMTYEKYIRKGAGLGRSPMENDPDSYDHLNQHCDLLVVGAGPAGLAAALTAARAGARVILCDEQEEMGGSLLASRELLDDQPAAQWAERVIGELAENDNVTLLARTTANGYHDHHFVTLHERRTEHLGETAPTVDGYRPSRSRMHRVRAGQVLLATGAHERPLVYGNNDVPGNLVAGAVSTYIRRYGVVPGNRLVLSVSNDHAYRAALDWNEAGREVVAIVDARRNPDGELVEQARARGIRIIEGAAVIEAQGDKRVSGARVATIDAAAFKVTGRAELLACDTIASSGGYSPVIHLASHTGARPTWDDQILGFVPSLVKGVHAAGSARGVHDLAEGLADGAAKACEALAALGKAASAIEPPRVDAIREGQACALYQVPHEKPTLRAPKQFVDMQNDVTAAGIELATREGFESIEHVKRYTAMGFGTDQGKLGNINGMAIAARCLGRSIPEVGTTVFRPNYTPVTFGAIVGRHCRELFDPERYTALHQWHVEHGAEFEDVGQWKRPWYFPRKVNGKLETMDEAVARESLAVRTGVGILDASTLGKIDIQGPDAREFLGRVYTNKWAKLAPGRVRYGLMCKDDGMLMDDGTTSCLGENHFLMTTTTGGAAGVMEWLELWHQTEWPELQVYFTSVTDHWATMTVTGPDARKLLSEVTDIDLDKESFKFMDWCSGKVADVPARVFRISFTGELAYEINVQANYAMHVWKTLFEHGKKYNLTPYGTETMHVLRAEKGLIIAGQDTDGSVTPEDLGMDWAIGYDKPFSWIGKRALTRPDTARKDRKQFVGLKPVDPKVVLEEGAHIVVDKDQPIPMDMLGHVTSSYYSPNLESGFALAVIKGGRDRMGEKLYVPMPDGQAHEVEVVSPVFIDPKGERQHV